The following are from one region of the Alkalimarinus sediminis genome:
- a CDS encoding NAD(P)H-hydrate dehydratase, whose product MNRGLKQPLTYFDGKVLPRELYKADQVRALDRAAIEMMPIAGFDLMKRAGKTAFRMLLRRWPETQSLSILCGGGNNGGDGLVIAGLAAQKGLAVELTMLAEPTTLKGEAAAAWQWLQGLNECSEVQLTQWHSSSIIHGDLIVDCLLGTGLTGNVRGDYAAAIKQINESGRPVFAVDIPSGLCSDTGRTLGCAVKAHRTITFIAVKQGLLTGDAPNVVGELEYDSLGVPSAILDSIAPSCLRADWHEFEQRLPAREKVAHKGYFGRVLVIGGDYGMAGAALMAADAVCRVGAGLVYVATRPEHVSAFVTRRPEAMVRGVEFAHNIDAMLETADVVVIGPGLGRDAWGQQLFQKAMQTNKPMVVDADGLNLLAEQRFKARDNWILTPHPGEAARLLDCTVEAVEHDRFKAVVELQQRYGGTIILKGAGTLIALANADNDITLWLADTGNPGMASGGMGDVLSGILGGLRAQKGIDSSIIAPTGVVLHGESANVAKLAVGEYSLLASDLLQAIPQLLKSV is encoded by the coding sequence ATGAATAGAGGGTTAAAACAGCCATTGACGTATTTTGACGGGAAAGTGCTTCCGCGCGAGTTGTATAAAGCAGACCAAGTTCGCGCACTCGACCGCGCTGCAATTGAAATGATGCCGATTGCAGGGTTTGATTTGATGAAGCGGGCAGGAAAAACCGCATTTCGAATGCTTTTGCGCCGTTGGCCTGAGACTCAGTCACTGTCGATTCTGTGTGGTGGCGGGAATAATGGCGGAGACGGCTTGGTTATAGCAGGCCTTGCTGCCCAAAAAGGGCTTGCTGTAGAGTTGACGATGCTGGCCGAGCCTACGACATTAAAGGGGGAGGCTGCAGCCGCTTGGCAATGGTTACAAGGTTTAAATGAGTGTTCTGAAGTGCAGCTTACCCAGTGGCATTCTTCCTCGATTATTCATGGTGACTTGATTGTAGATTGTCTTTTGGGAACCGGGCTAACGGGTAATGTTCGAGGTGACTACGCGGCCGCTATTAAACAGATTAATGAGTCAGGCAGGCCCGTATTTGCGGTGGATATTCCTTCTGGTCTCTGTAGTGATACTGGTCGTACCCTCGGTTGTGCGGTGAAGGCTCACAGAACTATTACTTTTATCGCTGTTAAGCAGGGTTTGCTAACAGGAGATGCTCCCAACGTGGTTGGTGAATTGGAGTATGACTCTCTGGGTGTTCCCAGTGCGATACTGGATAGCATTGCGCCAAGCTGTCTAAGGGCGGACTGGCATGAGTTTGAACAGCGACTTCCTGCAAGAGAAAAAGTGGCTCATAAAGGCTATTTCGGACGTGTACTGGTCATAGGTGGTGATTACGGCATGGCAGGGGCTGCATTAATGGCAGCTGATGCCGTCTGTAGGGTTGGTGCTGGGTTGGTTTATGTCGCAACACGCCCTGAGCATGTTTCAGCATTTGTGACCCGACGCCCGGAGGCGATGGTGCGAGGCGTTGAGTTTGCGCATAATATTGACGCCATGCTCGAAACGGCAGATGTGGTTGTTATCGGTCCGGGATTGGGGCGAGATGCATGGGGGCAACAGCTATTTCAAAAGGCCATGCAGACTAATAAGCCTATGGTGGTTGATGCAGATGGCCTCAACCTATTGGCTGAGCAACGTTTTAAAGCAAGGGATAACTGGATATTAACCCCTCACCCAGGGGAGGCTGCGAGGCTTCTCGATTGTACCGTTGAAGCAGTTGAGCATGACCGTTTTAAAGCTGTAGTGGAACTTCAGCAACGCTATGGTGGTACTATTATCCTTAAGGGAGCAGGTACATTGATTGCCTTAGCCAATGCTGACAACGACATAACCCTATGGTTAGCCGATACGGGTAATCCAGGTATGGCTAGTGGTGGCATGGGGGATGTGTTGAGTGGCATCTTGGGGGGACTGAGGGCGCAGAAGGGGATTGATTCATCTATTATTGCGCCAACAGGGGTGGTTTTGCATGGTGAGTCGGCAAATGTGGCGAAGCTAGCGGTAGGTGAATACAGTCTCTTGGCATCAGATCTGTTGCAAGCAATTCCCCAATTGCTTAAGTCTGTATGA
- the queG gene encoding tRNA epoxyqueuosine(34) reductase QueG, which translates to MNKPIATSASDKKSPSSSDLQALATHIKAWARELGFQQVGITDVDPGKHEQRFIQWLENQYQGDMDYMGKHGSKRYHPDQLVEETSRVISLRMDYLPEDSRMIEVLKDKNKGYISRYTLGRDYHKLIRKRLNLLTQKINETMSGFNFRAFVDSAPVLERAFAQKSGLGWFGKSSMIINRQAGTYFFLGEIFTNIPLPIDPPYEKDHCGQCTECLDKCPTNAFVSPYVLDARRCISYLTIELKGTIPEELRSLMGNRIFGCDDCQLVCPWNRFSKSSNESDFSPRHQFTTPDLVDLFNWDEETFLKLTEGSAIRRAGYESWLRNIAIALGNAPSSAVVIKTLKEKQDHPSDIVKEHVEWALAQHEDKLPLIDITSKA; encoded by the coding sequence TTGAATAAACCAATAGCCACATCCGCCAGCGATAAGAAAAGCCCCTCAAGTAGCGACCTGCAAGCACTCGCTACCCACATCAAAGCGTGGGCTCGAGAGCTGGGCTTTCAACAGGTTGGAATTACCGACGTTGACCCGGGCAAACATGAGCAACGCTTTATTCAATGGTTAGAGAACCAGTATCAAGGCGATATGGACTATATGGGCAAGCATGGCAGCAAACGCTATCACCCCGATCAGTTGGTAGAAGAGACATCTCGCGTAATTTCACTCCGAATGGACTACCTACCAGAAGATAGTCGAATGATCGAAGTGCTTAAAGATAAGAACAAAGGCTACATCTCCCGCTACACGTTGGGGCGTGACTATCACAAACTCATTCGAAAGCGGCTTAATCTGCTCACTCAAAAAATAAACGAAACAATGTCTGGCTTTAATTTTCGGGCCTTTGTCGATAGCGCCCCAGTATTGGAGCGTGCTTTTGCGCAAAAAAGTGGGTTAGGATGGTTTGGCAAAAGTTCGATGATTATCAATCGACAAGCTGGCACCTACTTTTTTCTGGGGGAGATTTTTACCAACATCCCTCTGCCGATCGACCCGCCTTATGAAAAAGATCACTGCGGCCAATGCACCGAATGTTTGGATAAGTGCCCCACGAATGCATTTGTATCACCCTATGTCCTGGATGCCAGACGCTGCATTTCATACCTAACTATCGAATTGAAAGGCACTATCCCAGAAGAGTTGCGGTCACTTATGGGGAATCGAATTTTTGGTTGCGATGACTGCCAGTTAGTATGTCCTTGGAACCGATTTTCTAAATCATCTAATGAGAGTGATTTTTCTCCCCGCCATCAGTTTACGACTCCTGACCTAGTGGACCTGTTTAATTGGGATGAGGAAACATTCCTAAAGTTAACAGAAGGCTCTGCCATTCGCCGTGCGGGTTACGAAAGCTGGTTGCGCAATATTGCCATTGCACTTGGGAATGCACCGAGCTCAGCGGTCGTCATTAAGACGTTAAAAGAAAAACAAGACCACCCATCCGACATCGTAAAGGAGCATGTAGAATGGGCATTGGCGCAGCACGAAGACAAGTTACCGCTTATCGATATCACCTCTAAAGCTTAA
- the orn gene encoding oligoribonuclease, with the protein MARNENLVWIDLEMTGLDPEVDRIIEIATIVTDADLNILAEGPVLAIHQPDSVLAQMDEWCTNTHGASGLTQRVKDSQISEAEAERQTIEFIANYVDKGVSPLCGNSIGQDRRFLVKYMKELEAFFHYRNLDVSTVKELAKRWKPEVASSFKKKGVHLALDDIRESIGELQHYREHFFKL; encoded by the coding sequence ATGGCTAGAAATGAAAACTTAGTGTGGATCGACCTAGAAATGACCGGACTAGATCCGGAAGTTGACCGTATCATTGAGATCGCAACCATCGTGACAGACGCAGACTTAAACATCCTGGCTGAGGGCCCTGTGTTGGCCATACATCAGCCCGACAGCGTATTGGCTCAAATGGATGAATGGTGTACTAACACTCATGGTGCTTCGGGGTTGACCCAGCGAGTGAAGGATAGTCAGATTTCAGAAGCTGAAGCAGAGCGTCAAACCATTGAGTTTATCGCAAACTATGTGGATAAGGGTGTTTCGCCGCTTTGCGGCAACAGCATTGGCCAAGATCGTCGCTTTTTAGTTAAGTATATGAAAGAGCTTGAAGCGTTTTTCCATTACCGTAATTTAGATGTAAGTACGGTTAAAGAGCTGGCTAAACGATGGAAGCCAGAAGTGGCTAGTAGTTTTAAAAAGAAAGGCGTTCATTTGGCGCTTGATGACATTCGTGAGTCTATTGGGGAGCTGCAACACTATCGCGAGCACTTTTTTAAGCTTTAG
- the rsgA gene encoding small ribosomal subunit biogenesis GTPase RsgA, which translates to MAKRKLNRRQKWRVEKVQEERTQRAQKRERDISRQLQAGDLSAEQEGIVIAHFGQLLSVEALEGEDKGKIHSCHVRANIESLVTGDRVIWRAGKDFTGVIEARLERETILQRPDNFGNLKPVAANIDYIVIVIAPEPEPFQGLVDRYIVAAETVGIPPVILLNKTDLLTDENRKPIDEMMELYESLGYHTIRASVKPSYVMASQEDCSDGDSSGNEGMSELLDWLDEHTSVFVGQSGVGKSSLIQALLPEHDIRVGALSENTRKGTHTTTTAKLFHLPSGGDLVDSPGIREFGLWHIGEQELLEGFIEFRPHLGFCRFRDCHHEKEPNCAIIGAVASGEISERRMESYRRIKHAIKDQNERGLMLRD; encoded by the coding sequence ATGGCCAAGCGAAAGCTCAACAGACGACAAAAATGGCGTGTAGAAAAGGTGCAAGAAGAGCGCACGCAACGGGCGCAAAAACGTGAACGAGATATCAGCAGACAACTGCAGGCGGGTGACCTGAGCGCCGAGCAAGAAGGTATAGTAATCGCTCACTTCGGCCAGCTACTCAGTGTTGAAGCCCTTGAAGGTGAAGATAAGGGCAAAATACATAGCTGTCATGTCAGAGCCAACATCGAATCATTAGTAACAGGTGACCGGGTCATCTGGCGTGCGGGAAAAGACTTTACCGGCGTTATTGAAGCCAGGCTTGAGCGCGAAACCATTCTTCAGCGCCCTGACAACTTTGGCAACCTTAAACCCGTTGCTGCCAATATTGACTATATCGTCATTGTCATTGCTCCTGAGCCAGAGCCATTTCAAGGCTTGGTAGACCGATATATTGTTGCCGCTGAGACGGTCGGTATACCGCCTGTTATCCTGCTTAATAAAACAGACTTACTGACTGACGAAAACCGAAAACCCATCGACGAGATGATGGAACTTTACGAATCTCTGGGCTATCACACGATACGAGCTTCGGTGAAACCCTCTTATGTCATGGCAAGTCAAGAAGATTGCAGTGACGGTGATAGCAGCGGAAACGAGGGCATGTCAGAGCTATTAGACTGGCTCGACGAACACACCAGCGTCTTTGTCGGCCAATCAGGTGTAGGTAAATCATCGCTCATTCAAGCACTGCTTCCTGAACACGATATTAGAGTTGGAGCTCTATCTGAAAACACCCGTAAAGGCACACACACAACAACCACAGCGAAGCTATTTCACCTGCCTAGTGGAGGGGATTTAGTGGACTCACCGGGCATTCGGGAATTTGGTTTGTGGCATATTGGTGAACAAGAGCTACTTGAGGGTTTTATCGAGTTTCGTCCACATTTAGGATTTTGTCGATTTAGAGACTGCCACCATGAAAAGGAACCCAACTGCGCCATTATCGGAGCAGTAGCAAGTGGCGAAATTTCAGAGAGGCGAATGGAGAGCTATCGCCGTATTAAGCATGCAATAAAAGACCAAAATGAACGAGGGTTAATGCTTAGGGATTAA
- the motB gene encoding flagellar motor protein MotB, whose protein sequence is MEDLPPIIVRKVVKKAGHHGGAWKVAFADFATAMMAFFLVLWLSATASPEQKEAIEGYFKDPIGFVEGGSPNPVDLDGSASMVRSSSADQDDSDIQFEDEEIEALADTIEEERLQDLMATLQEKIDQNETLKEFKDQLLLDITPEGLRIQIVDQSKRPMFDSGKSELKFYSEDLLVELGKTISQVPNKISLTGHTDAAPFSGREGYTNWELSADRANAARRAVVAGGVDEDQVSRVVGLASSVLFDQNDSYAAVNRRIAIIVLNRKAEDEITRNAGVRDAETSNKGASKQLESGSWFDDVEEVNPDDVSW, encoded by the coding sequence GTGGAAGATTTACCTCCAATTATTGTTCGAAAAGTTGTTAAGAAGGCTGGACACCATGGTGGTGCCTGGAAGGTCGCCTTTGCTGACTTTGCGACGGCGATGATGGCGTTTTTTTTGGTGTTGTGGCTGAGTGCCACAGCAAGCCCGGAGCAGAAGGAGGCGATCGAAGGGTACTTTAAAGATCCGATAGGGTTTGTTGAGGGAGGAAGCCCTAACCCTGTTGACCTAGACGGCAGTGCATCTATGGTTCGCTCTTCTTCTGCTGATCAGGACGATAGTGATATACAGTTCGAAGATGAAGAGATCGAAGCATTGGCTGACACTATCGAAGAGGAGCGCCTTCAAGATCTTATGGCGACGCTGCAAGAAAAAATAGACCAAAACGAAACCCTGAAAGAGTTTAAAGATCAACTGTTGCTCGATATTACTCCCGAGGGGCTAAGAATCCAGATTGTTGATCAATCAAAACGACCAATGTTTGATAGTGGAAAGTCAGAACTCAAGTTCTACTCAGAAGACCTTCTGGTTGAACTTGGTAAAACAATTTCTCAAGTACCCAATAAAATAAGCCTGACCGGGCATACCGATGCTGCACCCTTTTCAGGGCGTGAAGGCTACACCAACTGGGAGCTTTCTGCTGATAGAGCCAATGCAGCTCGTAGAGCTGTAGTAGCAGGAGGGGTTGATGAAGACCAAGTGTCTCGTGTGGTTGGGTTGGCGTCTTCTGTATTATTTGATCAAAACGACTCCTATGCTGCGGTTAATCGTCGCATAGCGATTATTGTTTTAAATCGAAAGGCAGAAGATGAAATTACTCGAAATGCAGGCGTTAGAGATGCCGAAACAAGCAACAAAGGTGCCTCTAAGCAGTTAGAAAGTGGCAGCTGGTTTGATGATGTGGAAGAGGTTAACCCTGATGATGTCTCTTGGTAA
- the motA gene encoding flagellar motor stator protein MotA, producing the protein MSLIIGFIIVIASVLGGYVLSHGEIAALWQPFEILIIGGAAFGAFVVSNPTHTIKTVFTSLPSLLVGSKFNKAMYMDLLSLLYDIFDKSRKQGVMSIEADVDDPYASEIFTRYPAILKMPAVIEYITDYLRIISTGNMASHELEGLMDLEIETRQTELEEPAHALQKVADALPGFGIVAAVLGIVITMGSLGGPPEAIGTHVAAALVGTFLGILLAYGFVGPMSALMENMVLAEVKALECIKVSILATMGGMAPQMAVEFGRKVLFFDVRPKFQELNDHVKSR; encoded by the coding sequence ATGTCATTAATTATTGGTTTTATCATCGTCATTGCCAGTGTGCTGGGTGGGTATGTGTTGTCTCATGGAGAGATAGCCGCGTTATGGCAGCCGTTCGAAATTCTAATTATCGGAGGGGCTGCGTTTGGCGCTTTTGTTGTTTCTAACCCGACTCACACTATTAAGACTGTTTTTACTTCGTTGCCATCTTTGTTGGTGGGGTCAAAGTTTAATAAAGCGATGTATATGGATCTCCTCAGTCTGCTGTACGATATCTTTGATAAATCCCGTAAGCAGGGCGTCATGTCCATAGAGGCAGATGTTGATGACCCTTACGCGAGTGAAATATTTACTCGATACCCAGCCATTCTAAAGATGCCCGCGGTTATCGAATACATTACTGATTATTTGAGGATCATCAGCACAGGTAACATGGCTTCACATGAGCTAGAAGGCTTAATGGACCTGGAGATCGAGACACGACAAACTGAGCTAGAAGAACCTGCTCATGCATTGCAGAAGGTTGCAGATGCGCTGCCTGGTTTTGGTATTGTTGCAGCGGTGTTGGGTATTGTCATTACCATGGGATCTCTTGGTGGGCCGCCAGAGGCCATTGGTACACATGTAGCAGCGGCATTGGTCGGTACATTTTTGGGTATATTGTTGGCTTATGGCTTTGTCGGGCCGATGTCTGCATTAATGGAAAATATGGTTCTCGCAGAAGTGAAGGCGCTAGAATGTATTAAGGTGAGTATTTTGGCGACTATGGGCGGTATGGCTCCTCAGATGGCGGTAGAGTTTGGAAGAAAGGTGCTGTTTTTTGATGTTCGACCAAAGTTTCAAGAGCTTAATGATCACGTCAAGTCTCGTTAA
- a CDS encoding HDOD domain-containing protein, with translation MNKQDSPVGAKEWSEFLTAQILPTGPFVGKQVLKTIKEDKLPYKKIAERVNKDPIFSYHVMSKANQGKGESAPFSKTLDHAISMLGTESLKKITLSLPTISPKPGDSEQFYYARVICSSLLASYLARSFSAIKQLGQTEDIYWGALFCGVPMWYLWRFATPQMKQVRHTIHTDYKSPKEAETEVFGCTIPELAQTLVNRLDVPPLTKACYAPESQLTPKQWIKMSRHVRPSGRPIKVDDKRINLVSSRASFAITLANLLAYYASQDWYSTATLRVQKVIAVYLGIPLDQAIAITHKCAADMSREHPIPDILLPAARLMLPPRDKAKKESLPQQSKPLVDQPNETSSSATPLTTATTAASAVATKTEPPSVTTPAVSPTTTEANQSEKEPDKPINEEPAKPAEIKVNHAPKKEEVTQEDKAPQRTRGDKDTFNEFTDLMLNNPDNFVDLHELMNAATQCVSYGIGLQKAIVALVNTGETRLKAYYHVGTRDHPQLSGYQADLTKPSLFSRLIEKPSSIWVKPSSNKNIWAMIPPEFKVASAAKEFFLMSIFVNQKPVAVFYADSGDESHPLTEYDYKQFKYMCSAATHCLQYLAAKRAKQT, from the coding sequence ATGAATAAACAAGATTCACCTGTTGGCGCCAAAGAGTGGTCGGAATTTCTTACTGCACAAATACTCCCCACAGGCCCTTTTGTTGGAAAGCAAGTTTTAAAGACAATAAAAGAAGACAAACTCCCTTATAAAAAAATTGCGGAGCGGGTCAATAAAGACCCGATTTTCTCCTATCATGTCATGAGCAAAGCCAATCAAGGTAAAGGAGAAAGCGCGCCGTTCAGCAAAACCCTAGATCATGCTATCAGCATGCTAGGAACTGAGAGTCTTAAAAAGATCACCCTATCACTCCCCACTATCAGCCCAAAACCCGGCGATTCTGAACAGTTTTACTATGCTCGAGTCATCTGCTCTAGCCTACTTGCATCGTACTTGGCTCGTTCGTTTTCTGCTATAAAGCAACTAGGACAAACTGAAGATATATACTGGGGAGCTCTTTTTTGCGGAGTGCCTATGTGGTACTTGTGGCGCTTTGCTACCCCTCAAATGAAGCAGGTTCGTCACACAATTCATACCGACTATAAAAGCCCCAAGGAAGCAGAAACTGAAGTATTCGGCTGCACCATACCCGAGTTGGCGCAAACTTTAGTCAACCGATTGGACGTCCCCCCTTTAACTAAAGCTTGCTACGCACCAGAGAGTCAGCTCACACCTAAGCAGTGGATAAAAATGAGCCGTCACGTTAGGCCAAGCGGGCGGCCAATAAAAGTTGACGACAAACGAATAAACCTAGTGAGTTCACGCGCCTCATTTGCCATCACCTTAGCTAACTTACTTGCGTACTACGCCTCGCAAGATTGGTACTCTACCGCCACTCTAAGAGTGCAAAAGGTAATAGCAGTATATTTGGGCATACCGCTCGACCAAGCAATAGCCATTACTCATAAATGCGCAGCAGACATGTCCAGGGAGCACCCAATTCCAGATATTCTGCTACCTGCAGCTAGACTCATGCTGCCGCCACGAGATAAGGCTAAGAAAGAGAGCTTACCTCAACAGAGTAAACCGTTAGTAGATCAGCCTAATGAAACAAGCTCCAGTGCGACTCCACTAACAACAGCCACCACCGCAGCATCTGCCGTGGCAACCAAGACTGAGCCACCTTCAGTAACGACACCCGCTGTATCGCCAACTACAACTGAAGCAAATCAATCTGAAAAAGAACCTGACAAACCAATCAATGAAGAGCCCGCCAAACCAGCAGAGATAAAGGTCAATCACGCACCGAAAAAAGAGGAAGTCACCCAAGAAGATAAGGCTCCTCAACGAACTCGAGGGGACAAAGATACCTTTAACGAGTTCACCGATCTCATGCTGAATAACCCAGATAACTTTGTAGACCTTCACGAACTAATGAATGCGGCTACGCAGTGTGTTTCGTATGGCATTGGGCTTCAAAAAGCAATTGTCGCGTTAGTAAACACAGGCGAAACCCGCTTAAAAGCCTACTACCATGTCGGCACACGGGATCATCCCCAATTAAGCGGCTACCAGGCTGACCTGACAAAACCCTCTCTGTTTTCAAGGCTTATCGAAAAGCCATCTAGCATCTGGGTTAAGCCGTCTAGCAATAAAAATATCTGGGCGATGATTCCCCCTGAGTTTAAGGTCGCAAGTGCCGCCAAAGAGTTTTTCTTGATGTCCATATTCGTCAATCAAAAACCAGTTGCGGTATTCTATGCAGATTCTGGCGATGAGAGCCATCCGCTTACTGAATATGACTACAAACAGTTCAAATATATGTGCAGCGCTGCAACTCACTGCCTACAATATTTAGCCGCTAAACGGGCGAAACAGACATAA
- a CDS encoding rhodanese-like domain-containing protein, with protein sequence MENSAMNIPLLLEPEQLQALIGQPSLLIIDICNPTRYQEGHIEGAIHISPAETQLGTPPAPGKIPTEASLDQLFKKIGLTEDKHVVVYDDEGGGWAGRFIWLLDSIGHVKYSYLNGGYLAWEDEKRPLTTEVPPATPSTYNTRINHNHTASIDEVLARLDDPETAIWDARSPQEFSGEKVLAAKKGHIPGAANFEWTQAMDPKRALRVKDQHLLLDTLAALGLTTDKKVITHCQTHHRSGFTYLVAKILGFKEIKAYDGSWSEWGNHPETPVES encoded by the coding sequence ATGGAAAACAGTGCAATGAATATCCCCTTATTGCTCGAACCTGAACAACTCCAAGCATTAATTGGCCAGCCTTCGCTTCTTATTATTGATATTTGCAACCCAACCCGGTATCAGGAAGGTCATATCGAAGGCGCCATTCATATATCACCAGCGGAGACACAGCTCGGCACACCCCCTGCCCCAGGAAAAATACCAACAGAAGCTTCACTGGATCAGCTATTCAAAAAAATTGGCTTAACCGAAGATAAGCACGTTGTTGTTTATGATGACGAGGGCGGCGGCTGGGCAGGCCGCTTTATTTGGCTTCTAGATAGCATAGGCCATGTAAAATACTCGTATCTAAATGGTGGCTATCTAGCATGGGAAGACGAAAAAAGACCACTGACTACAGAGGTCCCACCGGCCACGCCTTCGACCTATAATACCCGAATCAACCATAACCATACCGCATCAATCGACGAAGTGTTAGCACGACTTGACGACCCTGAAACCGCCATTTGGGATGCTAGGTCACCACAAGAATTTAGCGGCGAGAAAGTACTCGCAGCGAAAAAAGGTCACATTCCCGGCGCTGCTAACTTTGAATGGACGCAAGCCATGGATCCAAAGCGAGCACTTAGAGTAAAAGATCAGCACCTGCTACTTGATACACTTGCTGCGCTCGGTTTAACAACCGATAAAAAGGTCATTACTCACTGCCAAACCCATCACCGCTCAGGCTTTACCTATCTGGTAGCCAAAATTCTGGGGTTTAAAGAGATTAAGGCCTATGATGGCTCTTGGTCTGAGTGGGGCAACCACCCAGAAACGCCCGTTGAAAGCTAA
- the asd gene encoding archaetidylserine decarboxylase (Phosphatidylserine decarboxylase is synthesized as a single chain precursor. Generation of the pyruvoyl active site from a Ser is coupled to cleavage of a Gly-Ser bond between the larger (beta) and smaller (alpha chains). It is an integral membrane protein.) gives MLDNLFVLSQYLTPQHTLSRTVGMLADCKQPQIKDAFIKWFIKKYQVNMAEAAKENPSDFPCFNDFFTRELKPGLRPIADGEHQVSCPVDGAISQLGDIKHGQIFQAKGQDYSLIDLLGGNVARAKPFMGGKFATIYLSPKDYHRIHMPLSGTLREMIYVPGKLFSVNPVTAENVPGLFARNERLVAIFDTEFGPMAMVLVGAMIVAAIETVWSGQVAPPARKLKVTEYPAEPTNPITLNKGDEMGRFKLGSTVVLAFPENMVEFTEELKAGTVVRMGQEFGKLPS, from the coding sequence ATGCTTGATAACCTATTTGTTCTCAGCCAATACCTAACCCCTCAGCATACGCTCTCTAGAACGGTTGGCATGCTAGCTGATTGTAAGCAACCGCAAATTAAAGATGCATTTATTAAATGGTTTATTAAAAAATACCAGGTCAATATGGCTGAAGCTGCTAAAGAAAACCCAAGCGACTTCCCATGTTTTAATGACTTCTTTACCCGAGAACTCAAGCCAGGCTTGCGCCCAATTGCAGACGGGGAACATCAGGTTTCGTGCCCTGTTGATGGCGCCATTAGCCAGTTAGGGGATATTAAACACGGCCAAATATTTCAAGCTAAAGGGCAAGACTACAGCCTAATAGACCTTCTAGGTGGCAATGTTGCACGGGCCAAGCCTTTTATGGGCGGTAAGTTTGCGACCATCTATCTATCGCCAAAAGACTACCACCGAATTCATATGCCTCTTAGTGGAACGCTCAGAGAGATGATCTATGTACCTGGAAAGTTGTTTTCAGTAAACCCTGTGACCGCAGAGAATGTACCTGGGCTATTTGCACGAAATGAGCGCTTAGTTGCTATTTTTGATACCGAGTTTGGACCAATGGCAATGGTGTTAGTTGGCGCGATGATTGTTGCCGCCATTGAAACAGTCTGGTCAGGTCAAGTTGCGCCCCCTGCCAGAAAGCTAAAAGTAACCGAGTACCCAGCAGAACCGACTAACCCAATCACTCTAAATAAAGGTGATGAAATGGGGCGATTTAAATTAGGTTCTACAGTAGTGCTAGCCTTCCCTGAAAACATGGTCGAGTTTACAGAAGAGCTCAAAGCGGGAACGGTCGTCAGAATGGGCCAGGAGTTTGGTAAACTGCCTAGCTAA